From Xyrauchen texanus isolate HMW12.3.18 chromosome 12, RBS_HiC_50CHRs, whole genome shotgun sequence, one genomic window encodes:
- the LOC127653210 gene encoding RNA-binding protein with serine-rich domain 1-like, producing MAPSPTKRSERSEEKPKERGKEKVSGKEGSEKERGRDKIRKRRSHSTGSSSSSSSSSSSGSSSGSSSGSSSSGSSHSGSSSSSRSSSSSRSSGSPSQNRRRHDNRRRSRSTSKSQKRTDEKERKRRSPSPKPSKLHLGRLTRNVTKEHIQEIFSSYGKIKMIDMPPDRLHPNLFKGYAYVEYETAEDAQKALKHMDGGQIDGQEITATAVLTQRIRPVPRRLSPPRRMPPPPPMWRRTPPRMRRRSRSPRRRSPVRRRSRSRSPGRRRHRSRSSSNSSR from the exons AT GGCACCTTCACCGACTAAACGCAGTGAGCGTTCTGAGGAGAAACCCAAAGAGCGAGGGAAGGAGAAGGTTAGCGGTAAAGAGGGATCAGAGAAAGAGCGAGGCAGAGACAAGATCCGCAAACGACGCAGTCACTCCACCGGGAGCAGCAGCAG TTCTAGCTCCAGCAGTAGTTCTGGTTCCAGTTCGGGCTCATCCAGCGGGTCCAGTTCCTCTGGTTCCAGCCACTCTGGTTCCTCCAGTTCCTCTCGTTCTTCAAGCTCATCCAGGTCTTCTGGGTCTCCCAGCCAGAACCGCCGTCGCCATGACAACCGGCGACGCTCTCGATCAAC GTCAAAATCACAAAAACGTACTGATGaaaaagagaggaagaggaggagccctagccCCAAACCCTCTAAACTTCATCTGGGAAGACTCACCAGAAATGTAACCAAG GAACACATTCAAGAGATCTTTTCGTCTTACGGAAAGATCAAAATGATTGACATGCCCCCAGATCGTTTGCACCCTAATTTGTTCAAGGGTTACGCTTATGTGGAATACGAAACTGCGGAGGATGCCCAGAAGGCCCTTAAACACATGGATGGAG GTCAGATTGACGGTCAGGAGATTACAGCCACTGCCGTTCTGACTCAGAGGATACGTCCTGTCCCCCGAAGACTGTCCCCTCCACGCAGAATGCCCCCTCCACCCCCCATGTGGAGGCGAACGCCACCACGAATGAGGAGaag GTCTCGGTCTCCACGGCGACGCTCCCCAGTGAGACGGCGTTCTCGCTCCAGGTCTCCAGGCCGCAGACGACATCGTTCCCGCTCGAGTTCCAACTCGTCCCGTTAG
- the LOC127653198 gene encoding uncharacterized protein LOC127653198 translates to MGRLDDAAKRKVVELREAGLSFRKIKAVLELENIKVSAQAIYLFLKEFQGRARKVDGAPAGNSSHTGPVSGTAREVGIGESRQVGWSDQQLRNLLREASRVAASQQASSSSDARAGQSSGTSSAGRQETQEGGKDEDIRIVSVTSLAQGTQHAGIQTSRSGVGSGAMSGANFVRRRHTPSPANPVLVARKRLLDKALFHRARVKDNGPQTGQQMSLSMRRELSSFSGPDGRKIVLPQTASYDLTTPRPPNIRGLNQGATAHRRWMHQRVGIPIRAPQHPPRVGIRLPDPVTTGTTSQNTAPSTRVQNVTNQPSPPPQRSSFDAGAMSGLQEQTQSLSSELRNLGVALRMMVDQQGRLEREQAQQTQVQKQILSALQELASKLEPCRVLHSTSAPTLQASCSMASSTAPFSQTTPNQGIYAQCSQAQTGYNEIHDSGLESIEAFSLDQLSPPSMNGFQPCPASAGPLFNHAQPRTPTFTQAHVQTFSANALHYAQSHSDSFTGMDSKTVDMSSTSADGTFQACSPPNQIFSHPVSPHKPELNIIKVENV, encoded by the exons ATGGGCAGATTGGATGATGCTGCCAAGCGCAAGGTCGTGGAGCTGCGGGAAGCAGGCTTGAGCTTCCGTAAGATCAAAGCTGTGCTGGAGCTGGAGAATATAAAGGTGTCTGCACAGGCCATCTACCTTTTCCTTAAGGAGTTTCAAGGGAGAGCTCGCAAGGTGGATGGAGCTCCAGCTGGGAACAGCAGCCATACGGGGCCAGTGTCAGGTACAGCCAGGGAGGTGGGCATCGGTGAGTCTCGACAGGTTGGCTGGAGTGATCAGCAGCTGAGGAACCTCCTCAGAGAGGCCTCACGGGTCGCAGCCTCACAGCAGGCAAGCTCCTCTTCAGATGCAAGAGCAGGACAGTCTTCCGGGACAAGTTCGGCAGGTAGACAGGAAACACAGGAAGGGGGGAAAGATGAGGACATTCGGATTGTCAGTGTTACATCGCTGGCACAGGGCACGCAGCATGCTGGCATCCAGACTTCGCGCTCAGGGGTGGGCTCCGGGGCAATGAGTGGTGCAAATTTTGTAAGAAGACGACACACACCATCTCCTGCCAACCCTGTGCTTGTGGCTCGTAAGAGACTGCTGGATAAAGCTTTGTTTCACCGAGCGAGG GTAAAGGACAATGGCCCGCAGACCGGCCAGCAGATGTCATTGTCAATGAGGCGAGAACTGTCCTCTTTCTCTGGCCCGGATGGGAGAAAGATTGTATTACCTCAAACGGCTTCTTATGACCTCACTACACCCAGACCTCCAAACATA AGAGGGTTAAACCAAGGAGCTACTGCTCACAGAAGGTGGATGCATCAGAGGGTAGGCATTCCCATTCGAGCTCCTCAACACCCTCCCCGCGTAGGTATCCGTCTCCCTGATCCGGTCACCACTGGAACTACATCCCAAAACACGGCCCCCTCCACACGGGTCCAAAACGTGACCAACCAGCCTTCCCCTCCTCCCCAGCGGAGCAGCTTTGACGCTGGAGCTATGAGCGGCCTACAAGAGCAGACCCAGTCATTGAGCTCAGAACTGAGAAATCTAGGAGTAGCACTGAGGATGATGGTGGACCAACAGGGTCGCCTGGAACGAGAGCAGGCCCAGCAGACTCAAGTCCAGAAGCAGATCCTCAGCGCCCTTCAGGAGCTTGCATCCAAACTCGAGCCCTGCAGGGTACTTCATTCCACATCTGCTCCAACGTTGCAAGCATCTTGTTCCATGGCCTCCTCTACAGCGCCTTTTAGCCAGACCACCCCAAACCAGGGCATCTATGCTCAGTGCAGCCAAGCCCAGACGGGGTACAACGAGATCCATGATTCAGGTCTTGAGAGCATCGAGGCGTTCTCTCTGGACCAGCTCAGCCCGCCCTCCATGAATGGTTTTCAGCCATGCCCAGCCTCCGCCGGGCCCTTGTTCAACCACGCACAACCGCGCACGCCGACATTCACACAGGCACACGTGCAAACATTCTCAGCCAATGCACTCCACTATGCACAGTCACACTCAGACTCCTTCACAGGGATGGATAGTAAAACAGTTGACATGTCCTCCACCAGTGCAGATGGAACATTCCAGGCTTGTAGCCCACCTAACCAGATCTTTAGTCACCCTGTGTCGCCGCACAAGCCTGAGCTGAACATTATTAAGGTGGAGAACGTCTGA